The Drosophila simulans strain w501 chromosome 3R, Prin_Dsim_3.1, whole genome shotgun sequence genome contains the following window.
ATGAATGCACTTTAGATTTTTCCCTTGCCCACTTCTCGCCTCCCCAACCACCGCTAgccccgcttttccgcttttccactttcgtTGCGGCGCTTAGTCACTTCGCACCACACACTAGGCACTAGACTCTTGAAAATCACACtccgttttgcatttttaccTCTCGAATGCGATTTATTCAGCAATCTGCTTGGGATAATATTGATATTGCTTTCGCACTGGCTCATCCGCACACAGAATCTAAGGGATTTTCCTGTGTTATTTTCCGATACACATAAACAAAGCTCGCGGCGTTTGGCTTTTCCGCATCTCGCGCGCGTTTTCGATTTAAAATCGCCTCGACTTCGATCGCCTGGCAGTTTCGATTCGCGGGCTTCTCTCAAAGCAAAGGCAGTGCCTGCCGttcctgtttttgttttgctgttaaTTGTCAGCGATTAAACGGCGtagacaacaacaaataacgaTGCGTGGTTATGCGGGCGGTGGTTTTTGTTCGTTGGAGCAAGTGTGACTGCAGGTCGCGAGGCTAGCGAGCCCACTCGAAATGGCTACACCGAAAAGTGTGactaaaaaataccaaaatagCATTGCACTGCTGTCTAGCGAGGTCTCGAACCATTAGCTTACAGAGCTCTGTTAAGCGCTCAAACTAAATGAACTAcaattattagaaaataattaataaatgtttattaccAGGATGTGACATGTTTTCACACGTAcacatattttgcatttctatCTATGCATAACTTCTGTTTGGTAACGGCATTAAAGAAACCTTTTGTGCCCTACAGATTTTTGTAACGCAATTTTTTGCATACCCAATGTTTCTAAGAATTCCCTTTTTTCCCGGAATACATAACAAACATACTCGACATGTTGAACTGTGAATTAACAGTGTATTTGTTGCAATGCCTGCTGCATCGCACGGTcggtttttgttggccaacccAGCTTATCGCCTACGAATCTTACAGCTATTTGTAGTGGTTATaattgtgtgttttgtggGGTTACatggtgtattttttttgggtgaaATGGTGTGTTTAGTGGGGTTACATGGGTTAAGATCGGGTCAGTGGTGTTCAGAACTCGCCGCTCTTGCCGTCGCAGGCCACGATCTTGACCTTGTCCACCTTGACGAACTCGTGCACTTCGCGGAACTCCACATCGTTGAGCATGAGAGTCCAGACATTGTCGCAGAAGCGGTAGGTGTTTAGTTTTCCAGCCTTGAAGGTGACGCGGGCCTTGACCCGCTGGTTTAGGGCATTGTTGATGCTCTTGTCGAATTGCAGCAGAACCTTGAAAGCCAGTCCGGGCGTGATCTGGCCGTACTGCAATATGGAAGCCCGAAATTACAATGCGTTCTAATTCGTCAGCGCGAACTGTGGCCATTTTGCGGTGCACAACTCACCTGAATCAGCTCGTCGAGGCTCTCCTGCAGGGTGTTGCCGAGCGTG
Protein-coding sequences here:
- the LOC6729298 gene encoding transcription initiation factor IIA subunit 2, which produces MSYQLYRNTTLGNTLQESLDELIQYGQITPGLAFKVLLQFDKSINNALNQRVKARVTFKAGKLNTYRFCDNVWTLMLNDVEFREVHEFVKVDKVKIVACDGKSGEF